The following DNA comes from Streptomyces sp. NBC_00273.
GTACGTTCCTGAAATTCTCAGGTTCACGGTCTCGTCGGCCTGCACACAACGACTCTCGGCGAGGCTTGCCTGCTGGGCAGTGAGGTTGAGCCCCGCCTCGCCTCGGCCGGCGTACGCGTCCTTCCACGCCAAGTAGTCGCGGACAGCGTCCTCGAGCTCCAGAAGTCGACGCTCATCAGGGGCGAGAAAAGCCAGCTGGTTCACGTTGATGCGCTGGGCGGAACCGCGCTGCTTGAGGCACTTGGCTACGAATTCGAGAGCCTTGGTGTCCTTCTGAGACTTGATGTGGACGAACTTGGGGTGGAGCAGAACCAGACGGGCCTCTTCAAAGTCGGGTACACCATCGGTGCCTTCGGGTGCGGGATGTACTCGTGCGAAATGGCCTGTCGATTTCAGCGGGTTCCGGCGCAGCCGTTCCGCGATCTCCGCCCACACTTCCTCAGGGCGCTCCCGAAGTGCCTCGGCACGGTCTTGGACGTACCGAGCAATGGATGCCTGGGTGCTGTAGTAGTAGCGGCCGCTCTCCGGGTAGAAGAAGGTAGTGCGCTGACCAAGGAGATCCAGAGCGGAACCGAAGTTTCCGATGGTGTCTCCGGGAATGGCCACACCCAGCCAGACGTATTGGCGGTCGATGCCCTTGTGGTCGCTGTTGAGGGTGGGCGCAGATCCGAAGAACACAGTACGAGCGAGTCGGCGCGTGAGACGCCGCTGGCCGAACGTGGTGCGTTCGTCATCAATGCGGACCGGGATGGAGCCTTCGCCATCCACGTCTGTGGAGATGATGACCTTCCACTCGTCATCGAGGTACTGGTTGAGTTCACTGACGACCTTAGGGTCCTGCAATGGGATCGAGCCAGGCATGATGAGCGGGCTCGGGTCATTCGCTTCCCAGAGCGCATGGACGATGGTGCTCATCATGCGCAGCACGCCACGGGTGCGCTGGAACCGCTCCAGCGTTGACCAGTCCTTGTAAAGGCGGTCGAAGAGCTCAGGGTGTATCGGGTAAGCCGCCTTGATCCGGTCCTCGTAAGCACCTTCGGAGCACTCACGCGGGAATTCACCGTGCTTGGATCGATAGAACTCGACGAACTGACGTGCTACCGCACCGATTTCAGCCTTTCCCTCGGCGTCGGTCTCCTCGAAGAGTCGTCGGCGAACGATTTCGAAGGACTCTTGAGGTGTTGCTGCTTGCCACGGGTATGCGACACGTCGGACGATGTTCTGCAGACGCTTGAGCGCCGCCTTTCCGTGCAGGCCACCAATCTCGAGGTCACTGGCGCCGGTGGACTCTGCGTCGCTGCCGTCGGCCTTGTCAGATGCGGGGATGGATACGACAAGCAGGGCGCCCGGCACCGCCTTGACCGCTTCGGTGAGGGTCTGGGCAAATGTGAACTGACTGTCGAAGGTGCCGGCGACGAGGTTGTCGCTACCGTAGAGCTCACGCGCGTAGGCAACCCACTCATCAATGAGGATGAGACAGGGACTGTGCTCGGCGATCAGATGCTGGAGCGCCCGCCCAGGGCTTTTGCCAGCCTCGTCACTTTCTGCGATCTTGTCGTACGCTGCCCGGCCACCAAGCTGCCAGGCGAGCTCACCCCACATGGTGTTGACGTGGGTCCCATCGTTCTTCACCTCGCCCTCCGCAGCACTGAGCCGGTTCCCGACGAGTGTGACGCGCTTGATCTCGTCGACGGCGTCCCAGTCGACGTCAGTCCCTGCGATGAGGTCGTGCAAATCCTGGGGGAAATCGGCCAGAGGTGTGCGTGATGCCAAGTGGTACAGGGCCAGCATCGAGTGGGTCTTGCCCCCACCGAAGTTGGTCTGGAGGTTGATAACGGGATCGGCGGTTGTGTCGCCGGCCAACCGTCGGGCTGCGAGTGTGAGCAGGTTCTGAAGGCCGGCAGTGAGGTACGTCCGCTCGAAGAAGCGGACAGGGTGCACGTATTCCTCACCGCCCTCGTTGCGGGATACTCCGTCAAGGTCGGCTGCGAACTCCGCGGAGGCGTATCGGCCTGCTGCCACATCACGATGCGGTCGGATGATCTCGCGCCAGGGCTTGATGGTCTGTCCCCTGCCGATCAGGCCGGGAACGCCCACCGCTGCGCGGACGGACTCCTTAACTGCCTCGCGAGTCTCCGAGTCGTACATCACTCGCAGGAGGTTCTGCTTCTCCTTGCGCGCAGATGTGGCCAGCTGGGGGTCCCCAACGGCCGTCAGAAGACGCTCGATCAGGTCCAGCACATGGGATGCATCCTCAGGGCTGTATCGCTCGTTCTGAGCCCACCTATTGTGGTGGTCCAGGAGAAGAGAGGCAATCGACTGCTCCGCGCGGGACAGCTTATCGCTGAATCCGGCTTGCCACCCTTCGGTGATTGCCATGAGCAGTACAGCCGCATCCGACTTAGAGTAGACCCGGTTCGATCCAAGCTCTTGGACATCGCGGGCTTCGAGGGCTTTAATCCAGTCGCCCCCATGCGGTGTAGAAGCAGTCATGATTTTGTCAACGAAGGGCTCTAGGCCCTCTGCCAACAATTCAAAACCGTTGCCGACCCGCTCGCGGTTGCTCGTCGCCATCGCTTTCCTTGTCCCCGTACTCTCGTAGCTACTTCATTTATCTCTGTCGCACTTATCGCCGGGCAGGTCGGCGACTAGTCAGCTGACTATTGATCGCTACTCGTCAAAGGTGAAACCCTCTTGAACTGGCTTTTGCGTCGCGATGGCCTGCTTTCGAGCAGTCGTTGTCAAGTCAGACCAGGACTGGCCGAGGCCGTTGAACAAGATTGCGTCCTGAGTGAGGCTTCGCTTCTCGCAGATAGAGAAGAGTAGATACGCGAGTTCTTGTGCCGCGTCCATATCTACGCGAGTGCGAGCCGCAGCCATGAGGCGTGCAGCCGCCTCGCCTCCCTCCTCGTCGAGAGCCTTGGCGAGGTAGAGGACGACTTCCCACAGGCTAATGCGGTCGTCGGTCTCGGGGTGCCAATCAGAAGGCAGGTCGGAGAAAGGAATGAGGCGAGCCTTGCCGGCTACAGCGCGAAACGCGCCTCCTCGTTGCACGCGTTCTACAGACGTGTTACGCCCGCGCGCCATGTTGTCGGCATCTCCGAATTCTCCTTCGCTCCATCCGAAGTGCTTGAACCATTGCACGCAGAATCGAGTATCAGCGTCGAAGTCGCCTTCTTGTTCGGATAGGACCTCGTCGAGAATCTGGTTGATCAAAATCAGTGCAGTCCGAACGGTCATCGGCTTACCGTCAGCCTCTAGGACTTGCTTATGGCGAGAGAAGACCGCCATTCCGGGGCCAATAGCAGCTTGGGCGAGGTCGACCGGGGCGATTGCGCCCTGTTGCAGTTCATTCAGCTTTACCGGCATCTCATCCTTGAGGGCGGCAAGGAAAGTTCGGCGACTGATTGATTCCGCAGTTTCTGGGCGTGGGCGGCATGCGAGAACAATCGAAGAGGCGAGTGCGTTGCTCGCGTTGTGACGTGTCCTACCAGTCCGTTCCGTGCGCATGGGCCACGTTCCGGTCACAGCCCACCCTGACCTTAGAAGACCGGCGAGCAGAGTCTCCCAGCCTGTAGAAGCTTCACCCAGGTCGTCGGTTTCAGATTGCTTAAAGGCATAGAAAACCGAAATGGGTGCATCCGGATAGGCGTCATTTCGGATGTTGGAGAAGATTCGCTCAAAACCAGATTCAAAGAATTTTTCGGCTTCAGCCTTGCCGTTGTGCCGGAACGGGTCTGCAACCAGTTCCTCGCGCTTCGGAGTCAGCATTGTTCCGAGGGCTGCGGGCATCGTCTTGCCGAGCATTGAGCGGAGCCACACATAGAAGAAATCGGAAAGATCCGCGTATCCGACGTTGTCGTAGTAGGGGGGGTCGGTTGACACGAGGACCTTAGAAAACTCGCGTGTGGAAGCGTCACGCTGGGTTACGGACGCGACTCCCTTTGCCGGAAGCCGTTCGAGCGGCTTGCAGACTGCAGGAATCATGATTTCTAGCGTCCCCGATGAAGGGCCGAAAACATTTCCCT
Coding sequences within:
- a CDS encoding DUF499 domain-containing protein, whose amino-acid sequence is MATSNRERVGNGFELLAEGLEPFVDKIMTASTPHGGDWIKALEARDVQELGSNRVYSKSDAAVLLMAITEGWQAGFSDKLSRAEQSIASLLLDHHNRWAQNERYSPEDASHVLDLIERLLTAVGDPQLATSARKEKQNLLRVMYDSETREAVKESVRAAVGVPGLIGRGQTIKPWREIIRPHRDVAAGRYASAEFAADLDGVSRNEGGEEYVHPVRFFERTYLTAGLQNLLTLAARRLAGDTTADPVINLQTNFGGGKTHSMLALYHLASRTPLADFPQDLHDLIAGTDVDWDAVDEIKRVTLVGNRLSAAEGEVKNDGTHVNTMWGELAWQLGGRAAYDKIAESDEAGKSPGRALQHLIAEHSPCLILIDEWVAYARELYGSDNLVAGTFDSQFTFAQTLTEAVKAVPGALLVVSIPASDKADGSDAESTGASDLEIGGLHGKAALKRLQNIVRRVAYPWQAATPQESFEIVRRRLFEETDAEGKAEIGAVARQFVEFYRSKHGEFPRECSEGAYEDRIKAAYPIHPELFDRLYKDWSTLERFQRTRGVLRMMSTIVHALWEANDPSPLIMPGSIPLQDPKVVSELNQYLDDEWKVIISTDVDGEGSIPVRIDDERTTFGQRRLTRRLARTVFFGSAPTLNSDHKGIDRQYVWLGVAIPGDTIGNFGSALDLLGQRTTFFYPESGRYYYSTQASIARYVQDRAEALRERPEEVWAEIAERLRRNPLKSTGHFARVHPAPEGTDGVPDFEEARLVLLHPKFVHIKSQKDTKALEFVAKCLKQRGSAQRINVNQLAFLAPDERRLLELEDAVRDYLAWKDAYAGRGEAGLNLTAQQASLAESRCVQADETVNLRISGTYTWLIVPEQLRGDREYVLRPFRCEGSEDRLAVRASRVLTSEGVLATEFGTRNLRRDLDTHLSSVWDTGHVSLGALWGFYRKHPYLMRLRDRSVLEQAVLSVLSEGITWEAEGFALAEGYDDATGTYTGLSLPMQDSFGHPTDATLLVQPERANEQRQREQEEAAKAAAARRDAAASAAAAQFQVDQTADVDADVPAAQPLDDSAPSAPEAELIRNVRFFGSYPVDAERSGRDFARFVEEILPHLRSVAGAEVKIRLEIEAHCENGYPDEKVRTVSENARTLKFEQYGFEDE